Genomic DNA from Modestobacter versicolor:
CCCGCACCTCGACCCACACGTCGAGCGGCTCGGGGTAGTAGGCGTCCAGCGCCTGGGTCTGGCCGGTGGCCGCGGCGCGGCGGTAGCTCCGCTCGAACTCCGTGCCGACGGCGGCGGAGAACTGGTCCCACAGGTCCCTGCCGAGCAGCTGCTCGCGCGGGTAGCCGGTGATGCGCTCGGCCTCGGTGTTGACGTGGGTGATCACCCAGTCGTGGTCCACCGCGATGAACCCGACCGCCATCGAGTCGACGATCTGGGCGATGCGCTCCTGCTCGGCGCGTCGCTCGGTGACGTCCCACGCGGCGCCGATCACCCGGACGGTGCGGCCGGCCTCGTCGGCCAGCGCGCGGCCACGTGCGGCCAGCCACCGGATGCCGCCGTCGGGGAGGACCACCCGGTACTCCGCCGAGTACTCCCCGACGGTGTCGACCGCGTCCTGCAGCAGCCCGGTGACCCGGTCGACGTCCTCGGGGTGCACCCGGTCGGTGAAGGCCGCGAAGGCCTGGTCGAAGGTGGCGGGGTCGTAGCCGAACAGCTCGATCAGCCGCTCGTCCCAACCGAGGTCGTCGGCGGCCAGGACCCAGTCGAACATGCCGACGCCGGCTGCGGTGACCGCCAGGTCCAGCAGCGCCCGGCGGGCCTCGCCCGGTCCACCGGCCAGCTCGGACGTCCTGGTGCGGGACGCGTCGTCGCCGTACTCGCTCATCGACCCCGTCGACCCCCGGTGGCTGCGGCCGCCCGGACACCGGGTGGCGCCGCGACTGCCCGTCGTGCACGGCCCGGGCGAGCCCACGTCGTGGTCGCCGGAGGGGCGGTGCGGTCCGGGCAGGTCACGCGCGGCATCAGACCGTGACCGGGACGATGCAGGCCCAGACGTGCTTGCGGACGCCGGCGACCACCCAGCCGTGCGCCGCCGCGAGCCGGGCGATCAGGTAGAGGCCGAGGCCGCCGAGTGAGGGATCGCGGTCGACCGCAGGCACGGGGGGTTGGTCGGGGCGGGCGTCGCTGACGTCGATCAGCCAGCCGGAGGAGCAGCCGGTCACCGTGACCACGATCGGATGGCCGCTGTGCCGCAGGCCGTTGGACGCCAGCTCCTCGAAGGCCAGCAACAGCCGGTCCACGTCGTCCGGCTGTGCCCCCGCCGGCATCGCGCCGCCGGAGACGTCGTCGCGAAGGGCCGTCCGCGCGGCCGTGAGCTGAGCGGGGCGATCGATGTCCCACCGCCACTCCCGCTGCGCCCGGTCGCTGACATCGGGCAGCGAGAGCTGCGGCCAGTGCTCGGTGCTCATCTTCTCCTGCCCTCCGTGCGCGCCCGCTGCTGGGCTCGTGCGGGCCGGTCCCGCTGGCCCGCGCCCGGCACCGGCTCGACCCTTGGTCCGACGGGCAGGACCCACCGTCGCACACCCGACTCGCGGACCGCCGGTCGAGGTGCGGTGAGGGACCCGTCGACGTGGGGGCCCGAGGCCGGCACCCCGTGCGCGCTCCGCCGCCCCGGCGGGGCCGCCACCCGCCCGGCCGGCGGATGCCGCATGATGGAACAGTCCAGATCACGCGCGATGTGTCGCGCACTCGCCAGACGCAGGGCTCGGGGGAAACCACGTGGGCGTGGACGACGGCGCCGTCGGCCGCGCCACCGACGGGGACTTCGCCGCGGTCTTCGCGGCGCTGCCCACGGCCTACCTGGTGATGTCCCCGGACCTGACGATCGTGGACGCGAACCCGGCGTACCTGGAGCTGCTCGGCCGCACGCGCGCGGAGCTGATCGGCCGGTACGTCTTCGATGCCTTCCCGCCGTCACCGGAGGCACTGGACGCCGACGGCGTCAACCCGCTGCAGACCTCGTTCGAGCGCGCCCGCGACACCGGCGCGCCCGACCACATGCCGCTGTTCCGGTACGAGGTGGTCGACCAGGAGACGGGCCGCCCGGTCCCGCGCGCCTGGTCGCTGATCAGCGCGCCCGTGCTCGACGAGGCCGGCCGTACCCGGTTGGTGCTGCAACGGGTGGAGGACGTCTCGGAGTACCTGGCCGAACGGGAGCGCCTCGCCGCGAGCCGGGAGGACGGCAGCTGGGCTCGGCTCGACGGGCTCGAGGCCGACCTGTTCGCCCGCACGCAGGAACTCCGGGCGGCCCTCGCCTCCCGGGAGGCGGCCACCCGCCGGCTGGCGGCCATGGCGCAGGTGGTGCTCCAGCTGACCGACGCCGAGTCCGTCGCGGACGTCACGGCCATCCTCGCCGAGGCCGGCCTCGCGGCCATCGGTGCGGACGGCGGCGCGATCGCGCTGCGCGACGACGACGAGGGCGTCGTCCACCTGACCATGACGCCGTCCCTGGGGTCGGGGGCGCAGCGACGGTTCGGCACCATCGACCTGGAGAGCCGACTGCCCGCCGCGTGGACGGCACGGACCGGGCAGACCGTGGTCTTCCAGGACCAGTCCGAAGCCCAGGCCTGGTCACCGGAGATGCGGGAGGCGTTCGAGCAGTCCGGGCAGCGGTCGTGGATCAGCGTCCCGCTGTCCGCGCGAGGTCGACTGCTCGGCTCCTTGCTGGCCGGCTGGACGGTGGAGCGCACCATCTCCCCTGACGAGGTCGACCTGGTGCAGGCCTTCGCTGCCCAGTCCGCGCAGGCCCTGGACCGGTTGCAGGCACTGACCCGGGAACGCCGCTCCGCTGCGCGCAGCCGGCAGCTGGCGGAAGAGCTGCAGCGGAGCATGCTGACCGAGCCGTTCCAGCCCACGCACTGCCAGATCGCGGTCCGGTACCTGCCGGCCACCGGCACCGCCCAGGTCGGCGGGGACTGGTACGACGCCTTCCTGCAGGCCGACGGCGCCGTCAACCTGGTCATCGGTGACGTCGTCGGCCACGACACCGGTGCGGCAGCGACCATGGGACAGCTGCGCAGCCTGCTCCGCGGCATCGCCGTGGCGGGCGGCTCGGACCCCGCGCACGTGCTCGACATCCTGGACAGCGGGATCGTGCAGCTGGGACTGCGCACCTACGCCACCGTCGGCATGGGCCGGCTCGAGCGGACCACCGAGGACGTCGCCCGCGGGACCGCCCGGCTGCGGTGGGCCAGTGCCGGACACCCTGCACCGGTCGTGCTCGATGCGGACGGCGGGCTCGTCGACGTCCCGGAGGTCTCCGGCCGGCTGATGCTCGGCGTGGACCCTGGCAGGTCCCGTGGGCAGATCGCCCTGGAGCTGCCTCCGTGCGCGACGGTGCTGCTCTACACCGATGGGCTGGTCGAGCGGCCCGGAAGCGACCTGGACGCCGGTGTCGCCCGGCTGCAGCGGTCGGCCGCCGAGCTGGTGCACCTGCCGCTGGAGGAGCTCTGCGACCGGCTCCTCGAGCAGCTGGTCGACGGGCACCCCGCCGACGACGTCGCCCTCGTCGCCGTCCGCCTGCACCGCCCACTGCACGCGGGAGCCGGCCCCGACCACCTCCCCGACAGCATCGCCGTCCACGAGTGGGAGCGCTGACCCGGTGACCGCAGCCGCGATCACCCCACCGCGCAGGAGTCCGGCCCCGGGTCAGGAGGGCAGGCGACCGTGAGCGGCTCCACGAACACCCCGGCGGAGTACGCGGAGGCCTACGCCTCCTGGCACGAGGACAGCCCCGTGCCCGCATCGACCGAGACCCGGCTCCTGGTGCAGCTGGAGTCGCTCCGCGGCCTGAGCCTCGTGCGCCGTCAGGTGCAGCACTTCCTGCGGGCCTCGCTGGGTGCCGGGGAGCACGCGGACCTGGCTCCAGCCGTCGAGGACGCCATCGAGCGCGCGGTCCTGGTGATCGACGAACTGACGTCCAACGCGCTGCGCCACGGGTCGCCGCCCTCGAGCCTGCACATCGGTGACGACGACGGACGGTGGATCGTCATCGTCACCGACGGCGCGCCCGGAGTGGCACCCACGCCGGCCAGGGACCGCCCCGCCGGGCAGGGTGGCTACGGCCTCTACGTGATCGCCGACCTCACCGCCGAGCACGGTGTCCACTACGAACCCGACCGGAAGCTCGTCTGGGCCTGCCTCGTCAAGCCCAGCTGACCGTCGACCGCGGGCCTCCTGCCCGCCGCTCCCGGCAGCGTGGTGGGCCGTCGCCGCCTCCCGGCTGCGCTTCGCCCGGGGCTACACCTGCAGGCCCTCCTCGTCACCGGTGAGCCATTCCAGGAAGACGATGCTGGCGTCGTCCTGGAGCTGGTCGGCCTGGTGTGCCAGCACGCTGCGCATCAAGCGCCGCATGGTCTCCGGTGCCGGGTCGCCGGCGGCGGTGGCGGTGGTGACGAAGTCGGCGAGCCGCTGCTCGCCGAAGAACTCCCCGTCGGGGGACCGGGCCTCGGTGATCCCGTCGGTGTGGAGCAGGACCCGGTCGCCTGGTTCGAGCCGGGTCTCGCAGCAGATCGCCTTCCGGTCCTGCAGGCCCAGCGGGCGGTCCGGTGGGCAGTGGGGCGGCTGGACCAGCGAGCCACCGCGCAGGATGAGGGGCGGGGGGTGCCCGGCGTTGACCCAGCGCAGCCGGCCGGTGTCGAGGTCCAGCCGGGCCAGCACTGCGGTGGCGAACTGCGACCCGGTGAAGTGGGTGGCGATGACGTCGTTCACGGCCTGGGCCATGTCGGGCAGGTCCAGCATGTCCCGGCGGGCGTGCCGGTAGGTCCCGACCGCCGCGCTGGCCAGGAACGCGGCAGGGAGGCCGTGGCCGACGGAGTCGAGGACCAGCAGGTCGGCGTGGTCGCCGGTGACGGCGT
This window encodes:
- a CDS encoding ATP-binding protein, with protein sequence MSTEHWPQLSLPDVSDRAQREWRWDIDRPAQLTAARTALRDDVSGGAMPAGAQPDDVDRLLLAFEELASNGLRHSGHPIVVTVTGCSSGWLIDVSDARPDQPPVPAVDRDPSLGGLGLYLIARLAAAHGWVVAGVRKHVWACIVPVTV
- a CDS encoding SpoIIE family protein phosphatase, coding for MDDGAVGRATDGDFAAVFAALPTAYLVMSPDLTIVDANPAYLELLGRTRAELIGRYVFDAFPPSPEALDADGVNPLQTSFERARDTGAPDHMPLFRYEVVDQETGRPVPRAWSLISAPVLDEAGRTRLVLQRVEDVSEYLAERERLAASREDGSWARLDGLEADLFARTQELRAALASREAATRRLAAMAQVVLQLTDAESVADVTAILAEAGLAAIGADGGAIALRDDDEGVVHLTMTPSLGSGAQRRFGTIDLESRLPAAWTARTGQTVVFQDQSEAQAWSPEMREAFEQSGQRSWISVPLSARGRLLGSLLAGWTVERTISPDEVDLVQAFAAQSAQALDRLQALTRERRSAARSRQLAEELQRSMLTEPFQPTHCQIAVRYLPATGTAQVGGDWYDAFLQADGAVNLVIGDVVGHDTGAAATMGQLRSLLRGIAVAGGSDPAHVLDILDSGIVQLGLRTYATVGMGRLERTTEDVARGTARLRWASAGHPAPVVLDADGGLVDVPEVSGRLMLGVDPGRSRGQIALELPPCATVLLYTDGLVERPGSDLDAGVARLQRSAAELVHLPLEELCDRLLEQLVDGHPADDVALVAVRLHRPLHAGAGPDHLPDSIAVHEWER
- a CDS encoding ATP-binding protein, giving the protein MSGSTNTPAEYAEAYASWHEDSPVPASTETRLLVQLESLRGLSLVRRQVQHFLRASLGAGEHADLAPAVEDAIERAVLVIDELTSNALRHGSPPSSLHIGDDDGRWIVIVTDGAPGVAPTPARDRPAGQGGYGLYVIADLTAEHGVHYEPDRKLVWACLVKPS
- a CDS encoding PP2C family protein-serine/threonine phosphatase encodes the protein MTDAAVDPTSTDPLRSLLRASHLLAADQLPATVQTHARLLGARETVLYLADYEQATLLPLPGPGVPERQELAIDGTMAGRAFRRVEVIRSAVREASHRLWIPLLNGVERLGVVEMVFATAPTRAVDDDARVFASLVAELVVVNDAYSDAFTRLRRRKTLSLAAEIQWELLPPLSFGTHRVVITGALEPAYDIGGDTFDYAVTGDHADLLVLDSVGHGLPAAFLASAAVGTYRHARRDMLDLPDMAQAVNDVIATHFTGSQFATAVLARLDLDTGRLRWVNAGHPPPLILRGGSLVQPPHCPPDRPLGLQDRKAICCETRLEPGDRVLLHTDGITEARSPDGEFFGEQRLADFVTTATAAGDPAPETMRRLMRSVLAHQADQLQDDASIVFLEWLTGDEEGLQV